aaataatattacttaggAAGACTTGTCACTATTGTCTCTTCTAGGAAGAAGTTATAACttgtaatcaataaatatttattttaatttaatgcaagcatttttgtttctttagtgagaaatctttacccttCATTTGGGCCCCCCatctaattttgatacagggccctCCAAGGTATGCTACCCCACTGTTTCCAATAAAATgattaaacaattataaatttatttcacaaaaaaagtCTCATCTGAAGAAAACTACGTAGCTTTACTTTTTCCTCCCGTTACGTAGGTCAGCGTAGCATTCAAACTTACCCCTACCCCCTCGACCAGGCTACGTGCTTTATGGACGCTCCCTAATTTGATAAGTGAGAAAAAAAACTTTGGCGGTGAAGCTGTTATACCAAATAGCAACCTTCGACAACTTTTTATAAGTGGTTCACGTTTCTAGAATTATTaactattacataaaatatgaataacaaaTCTTATCTCTCGgcacaataaagaaatatatgagTTTAAAGTACGATGAAAGTgatattttttgtgcatatacttatatgtatacGGAATAACATCAATGATAATACATCAAAGAACAATGGAAGATAAAGCCGACGCGTAAATTTACCTGTAtatcatttttcaattttttttataacaatcaaCCATTGAAGATGAATCAACTGGCTTACCTACCTccgtaatttatttacttatttataattaattaaagttgtCTGGGCACGATTTCATCAGGCAGCCTATTAGGTATATATTCATATACCTATTATCTTGCATATTTACTGGATCATTATTATTAAGCACAAGAggttatatatttcttaatgatCTCGTACTAAAGGTAAGTTAAGTAGTTATGCAAAAACCGttcttttattgtaaatttacaacCGTGATTACGCGCTTATTGGACGGTTCATGCTGAAGTAActtacgtttttaattttttttattttattaattatttaacgaaGTTTGGGCCAGATACCATTATGCAATctatcatatatgtatatatccatGGATATGTATTGTcttacttaatatatatatatgtatagcttgcttatttattatatatgtacttgATCATATTCGTTAAATAGATGAGTgtatataggtacctatttcTTATACCGAccggatcttagaccacaatTTTCAGAAAATTCACTTATGCCGTATGTGAATtgcaaacacattttttattttattttaaccgacatcaaaaagGATGGGGTTCTTCATAattatcacatcagcctatcgcagtccactgctggacataggcctccacaagttcgagccaaaaatggcgtgaactcatgtgttttgcccatagtcaccacgctgggcaggctgggATGGGATTCTTAAATCGGGTGTACCTATTTGTTATGTGTTTACTGATTACTAGTTTTCGCTTGACCGATAATCTAGGTAAGATACCACCCGGTGGGAGTTGGATGAGGTCTGCCGGGACCGAGAAGCTTAGCGCGAACTCAGGATGACCTACacccaacagtggactgtgataggctgaagcgattactATTTTACAgatttaaactatattatatttactagctagctagctatatattttttagcttttacccgcggcttcgttcgcattgaattttttaaatgatagaGATCTCAGTTATAAACAGGTAAATTAGCGTAATTAATATATCCTTTATGTTACTCGTAGGTGTTTAACTGAACTCGTGGATATAATGAAAGGTATTTTAAGGTATTttcttccgcgtggaatttcacaaaaagttattgttcagtttgcagagttatgaaataaatcaatttttcaaataaaagtagcctatgttacttcttattaaatcagctatctgccagtgaaggtCCTGACAAAATCGgtgcagccgtttcagagattagccggaacaaacagacagacagagaataaacagtataagaaaaattataaaaaattaattttggtatatgtaccgtgtaaacatacatatgaatttaactgaggtagggcacagcaggaatttcctgctcaaaatatggaggagcccgactggggtagtacctcgaccttacagaagatcacagcaaaataatactgttttcaaacagtattgtgttcctgttggtgagtaaggtgaccagagctcctgggggattggggattggatcggcaacgcgcttgcgatgcttctggcgttgcagatgtctataagttatggcaatctcttaccatcaggtgagccgtacacttgtttgccgacctagtgatatataaaaaaaaagaatttaataaaaagcggttattttaatataacaaacagacactccaattttatttatttgtatagattttaccgtattaatttgcaatatttaaaagtttaattaatctGTGGTCCCTAGGGTTTAAGTGAACACTTTGTAAATTGAATGAATGATAGGTTTAATGTCTTTCAGTGGTGATAGTGGACAAAATTTGTACCGCTGGCTTAAAGGGTAAGAGTGGCAAAGAAGCACGCGCAACTCTGTAAGGTGAGCATTGAACAACGACGCcgaattttttttcttagtgGTTGGAAAACACTTCTTACAACATTGCCGAAAATCACGTCACGAAACGTAAAGAAGAAGATTATTCATATCAACATGAAGAGGCGGATAAGTGGATAATGTTTCATAAGTACCTATATCAAAAGAGCCGCAAAATAATAGTTttcattttagatatttttttttcaaacaaataattgatgtTATGAAAAAACCGTACCGTTGATaggttttatttaatgaaacatcaaatatttcaaattaaataaagctttacaaactttaaatttctCTGTAActtgtagtgtgtgtgtgtgtgtctaatTTTTTTCACAGCTATCCAATATGATTcccttttttattgttacaatacatacataaaatagaaatctcactaaataatattttggactaatttattttttatttctactttTTAGACAGCTTCCAAATACAGAGCTAGGCTTGACTGTTTtggtataaaaatgttataaaactattattttttagagTAGTggttactttaaattaattcattacaTTTTTACTGTCCAACATTGTGaacatatacaaattaatatttgtgttaaactgttaattataatttcagttctatttcaaaaccaaaatcagacattatacttttatttttaacaagcgACCCgcccggcttcacacgggtataaaatataattatagcctattcattcactgaaaaaatgattaaaatcgatccagtatttttgatttattcattactgcccgtggcctgCACGcattaactttagagtaaaagccggccggaaccgccgcaaacgctacgtaccgtaATTTtgaaatctgtaatatcttcaaatatattcatttaaatcatatgctgtaaagggccgtAATAGATCCATATTAAACCAACAattatttaaggtatttaattagatgtgtattggttaaaattgctttgaaaattagccattatttgtcgtaaaaagtaaatgacaaaaaatgttattgtgggatatccataagagatagacatataccatagcggagttttctgtagaccttttcaatgtgtacaatacttagtacattattttgataaatctcgtacggttcaggctgcgtttgcaatgtaagcggaaaaaaatgtaattatttacgacattagaaacctcacattagaaacctcaaaaataacagtattcatATGATACTCAAGACGATATATCGAGGTATTTGACGACACAAGTGTACCTACTAATTACAAACCAAAAAACTTTTCTAGTAATCGATAATAAAGTCGTAACTATTTAACCTCATATCACTCAACAAGATATCATGATACTTGATGATAGTGCATTTGGCGGCGAGTACTCGAATCCCAAACTGCAAACCATGTAGGTATAGTTATCGGCACGGATATTGAGCGCTGACCTTCAACCTGATCAGAAACGAATTTTGAGTTTCTTTGGTGGAAGAAGTGATGTATAGGGGCGAGGTAAGTAATCATATTGTCGTGCAATGATTGGTCAGTCACATTTCGCGCCAATCCATCAGGGGTGCTACACCATTGGTACtaatactattaataacttttgacgaaattgttaataaatagCCATTGGCTACCATCAATACTAATAGCATTCGTACTTTTATGCATATCGATATTTTACGAGTACTAAAgccttaaaatttttttattttatttttctactgAACATAACTATTTCCTTTCATATTcctatttttactataatttcaatattttttatacttaataaaataattttcctcttatatattaaatgaaaaaaaaaacatcatatcGTTGtgcattgtaaataaattacaaactaaAATGTTTACTACTTCTGCATGTGATAACTATACTAGTGACGCTTATAAATGTTTACAAATTCTGATCTCAGTCTTATTTATTGCTCAAGTACTACAGAGTTTACATCACTCATATAAACACAACACATTTTAACAccgtttcttaattttaatatgtttaaattaattagagATAGATATTTTAGAAAGAAGGCAACGAActgtttaaaaagtttaaaaaatgaaagGAGGTATTCGTACTCAACTGGAAAAGAGTTGGTGAGTTCTGCTGACATAGTAATAGTTGGTAAGTACGCTTACgacttttaactaaattatccccaaataaaaaaaaagaaattttaaatctgtaaatACTGACTACAAATCAGGTCATCTCGTTTTCATTTTCGTCTTCGATATTCATTTTTATGACCAAATTCTGATATAATAATAGATGTCTTACCCCATGTGATAAATGTatgctttattaatttttaaagctttGTAAAGTATTAGAGTATTTCTATTTGTAAGTTTATGTAAAGATTTCGTATGATATTATTATAGcattatgtttttaatgtatataaataaaattacgtgGGTATCTCTCGTTTagattataaaagttttacttcgaatGGATTGAAAAATAGTATCTATTGgagttaaaataaagtttatatgtatgataCCTATATATGAGATAACTTTTTTAAACCTCTGAACTAATAAGTGATAATAGATAACGAAGTATCGTCAACAAAAGGTTAAGAATGTACAATtacatgattttaaatttaaaaaaaaaatatatatatcttgctCCAGCTAATACATAAGTATGAATTGTTCCTTAAAAACATAATCAAGATTTTGCTATTTCCAGTATAAAATATTCATGACATAGATATTTGTaagtcattttacaaatcataaGATGTTTACCTTGACAAAATCtgtcttaaaaaaatttatgctCTTGTTTAtctcttttacttttttaacgtAGGCCTGTTACTAAGACAACTATATGCCCACAACTATATTACTATACTAACCCACAATGATTAAtaaggtttttattttgttattttaggcGGTGGTATTGCTGGGTGTAACACACTTTATCAACTATCCAAAAGAGGTGTGAATGCGGTGCTTTTGGAAAGAAATAAATTGACCAGTGGAACAACATGGCACACCGCGGGTAAGGACGTCGACGATATTTATTACATCTTTGGTACTATGATCGAAACTTTATAGCTCTTTAACGAAAACgtcgttttgtattttttttatataactagatcggcttgacaagcgtacggctcacctaatggaaagcgattaccgtagcttatagacgtctgtaacaccaaaagcatcgcaagcgcgttgctgactgCATCCCAAATTTCCCCTTcaagctctggttaccttactcatcaacaggaacacaacactgcttgaaaacagtgttatttagctgtgatcttctgtaaggtcgaggtactaccctagtctataaggtcgaggtacctaTTTAttactgctccatattttgagcaggaaatttcctgctgagccctacctcagttagtagTCAGTCAgtagtagatttttttatgtgaTACCTACTTATTAGTATCACATATTACTTTGTTtccattacttttataattttcatttatgaaaaataaaaggtATAAGAGAGGTTAAGAAGTTGTGCAATCTAATCTGCTTCTGGCTTcgtaataacatattttactatggatttattttatatgtgcaTTATTGTAGGTTTAGTATGGTCACTGAGACCAAGCGATTTAGAAGTGAGGTTGCTACAAGATTCTAGAAACGTATATGGTTCTCTAGAAGAAGAGACTGGCGATTACGCAGGATGGATAAACAATGGAGGCATGTTTATTTCCCGGAGCAAGGTGATTGCCTATTTCATTTTCGtaacacttttttaaaattaaccttGGTCATTTTATAAAGTAGAAAATTCGTGACATTTTTGTACATTTCATTTATATCATGGATATAGATggacttttttatttatcaatatatctagttatacacatataaataaaatttaagtatctGGTTGtgatttcattttgaaataactgtgttgttatTAAACTGTGTTTTTTGCaagttatttacacgatacttaAAACACAGCCAAACGATTTTAAGATTTTGTCTATCTCTCTGTCTTTCTATCTGTCCGTGCTGATCTTTGTAACACCTGAACTGATTTTTATCGGACTTTCACTAGAAGATAGAGGAGTTTGTGGAGCAATTTATACGCTACTTTTAAATTCGGAATTCTACAAACCACCCTGCGAAAAACCGTGTTTGCCGCACCCGAATATCTCTcagatatacgagtatatgaaataaccaaacggtttctattaaatacgacaatttttgcgacgaaatttatatacctatagtaatattataaagctgaaaagtttgtttgtttgttcaagcacgcttatctcagaaactactggttcgaaatgaaaaattatttttgtataggaTAGCCCAATTACGGAGGAAGAAAGACTACaggctattttttttcgttaaattacGCGGGTGAACCCgaggggcacagctagttgcaattattttccaaaaaatCTTTTACTTTAACTTTAAACTGAATAATTTgtgtgtaataataaattagacGCGGCGACAAAGTGCTGCCTTGATATAtagcacaaaataataaaaataataattttgtctgTCAATGAAAAatcatttacataataaatatactaaaactatatttattgatttgaatAATATGTACGGACAAAAtcgtgttttaaatttattagctAAGTTTTCATTTTAGGTCCGCACGGAAGAATACCTACGGCTGCATACTTTAGGGAAAGCAATGGGTATTCCCAGCGAAATATTGGATCCTCATGATGCCCAGAAACTGTTTCCACTCTTAGACCCAACTGTCTTTAAAATGGCATTATACTCGCCTCTAGATGGTACGATAGATCCAGCTATGGCTTGCAATGCACTTGTCAAAGCTTCATCTAAGCATGGTGGAAAGGTAAATGGATAAAGGTTTAGATAATAATGTACTTCTTCATTCAAAATGTGGTGTATATGGTATATTCATATTTTCTACAGATATACGAAGATTGTCCCGTTATTGATATTCATTATGCTCACAATTTACTTGGAAACAAGGAAGTGACTGGCGTCCATACtgaaaaaggttttattaaaacaaaatgcgTGGTCAATTGTGGAggtaatgattttaaattatctgtGCAAAACCAATATAAGGAGTATTATCTTGTCATTTATTGTGTGAATTATGTTCAGGTGTTTGGGGTCCACGTATAGCAAGGTTCGCTGGAGTGCCATCATTGCCAATAATACCCTTTAAACATGCTTATGTTGTTTCGGATGCAATACCAGAAATCCGTGGCTGTCCGAACGTTAGAGACCACGATGCTAGTCTTTATTTTAAGATACAAGGCGAAAGTTGTAATATTGGAGGATATGAAAATAATCCTATTATGCTTGATCAAgtctgtttattttaaaatatctataatttatgAAGTTGATCCTTACCACtaatttactaaattaaattttaatgttttaggtTTCTGAACATCAACATTTCCATTTATATGAATTAGATTGGGATGTTTTTAGTGTACATATGAATAGTGCCGCTTCATTGTGCCCAAAGTTAGCTAAAGTTGGTATTAAAAGCACAGTATGTGGACCAGAATCATTTACGCCTGATCACAAACCTCTGCTAGGAGAAGATCCTAATGTGTTTGGTAGGTTTGAACTGGAAaaacatttattgtttaaattgttacaCGATAATGACAATGTAACTTTACATTATAGGACTCTTCCACAATTGCGGCTATAATTCGGCTGGAATGATGTTTTCTGCCGGTACTGCCATCCAAATAGCGGAATGGATACTTAGCGGAAGGTATATTTAGATAGATATTTCACGCATAATAGCAAAAAAATGTAATGGTTAAAGGACTGACATGATTgtctaaatatttaagttattttaaatcatttgataaaatttattatgttattaaacaAAGTTTCGTCTTATCAAAGGAAATTGTGTCGATTTTAGCGTATAAATAACACTTAAGGTTATCACAATACATTTCTCAGCTGTAAAGTCTGTTTACGCTAAATAACGTTATTATTGTACAATATATAATGTCTATTTCAATCAATtcgataaatatatagaaaataaaaaagtaaaaggaAAACTTTCGCTTACATATTCGTCgagattaatattatttaaactaggTTTTGCCCGCGTCTTCACTCGCGCAGGAAACCTACATATGGAAGTACCTAAGGGTTAAGACTATTTTTAATTACCGTTATAATGATGTCTTTGAAGTTTGAAAacttataataacttatttttttattgaagtacaCCTATGAAGGTTCGAATTGAATAGTCACTCCATAGTGGTGAAACGGGAGTTCAGAGTTTGTATTggaaaacaattttaatgtcATGTCCGCCGTCTTAGACTTCGAAATAGCTGCCATTTTCGTAATCAACGTCCCAAAAACCATAAATAACGACACCCATGTggattattagttttatttacccCATTTCATCCCCTAAGGGGTTGATTTTCTGAAAATCACGAAACacgtatttgtttatttattttagggaGTACTCCTACGAAGTTTCGAATCGAAAtgtctatttaatattgtttcacCATACAAATTTTGAACCGCCATTTTACCCCTTTAGAATTTCGAAATATCATTCCTTATTCCTTGTATACATAATAAAGGGAaactctgtgcaaaatttcagctttttagGTCCAAGGTTTTGGGCTGGGcgttgatgagtgagtcaggacttgtctttttatatataaacgatATATCCACGAAATGACCTTTATTCTCAATACATAATTTTCTGATAACTGAAAAATTTTTGGTTAAATTTTATAAGGGTATTCTTACAAGtataacaacgtaggtagataaaaaaaatagtcaagtaaatacgcgttatcaccacaaactacaagacaagcatcagtattttattaaaacaagaattataatatattactttacGTTTCAGGCCACATTACAACATGTTTTCGTTTGATATAAATCGTTTTTCGAATTCGCAATTATCTCGTCCTCATTGGGTGCGAGAGAGCAGCCACGAATCTTACGTTCGCAACTATAGCATCGTGTTCCCTAATGACGAACCGCTTGCGGGTAGAGACGCGAGCCACGATGCTCTGCATCAAGAGTTGATAGATGATGGCGCGGTGATGCAAGCGAGAGCTGGTTGGGAACGACCTGGTTTCTTTATACCTGGTGAAAAGGTACATTTGATATGTAGTCGATTTATTCATCtgattttcaaattttctttcCAGTTATCTTTACTACTTGCGTTAACTTTCGCTGTTGGTCAGGATAGTTAAAGTTAGAAATTACCGTTTaacgtttttttattgataggcATTGTAAGTATTCCTCCTGACAATATTTACTGCTAACTCGTATGACCCGTTTTATGTAGCAATTACGTCAAATAGATCTTATCGTATTTTTATCCTGACCAACAACTTTTCGGATGATTGcgacataaatacatatagatattttttggATATTAGATTAGAGTTCAACCATACGACTGGGGTGGTGTCAATGATTATCCCAGGAATTTAGATCAGCGGTACGAAGAACTTCTGAAAGGAGAATATAGTTTTGGATTTTCGAAGCATCATGATATagtaagtaaaagtaaatatttttgtatgttttagcTGTTTAAGAATTTATCACTATTTAACACCAAATTTACTGTCCATCTCCTACTGTTAGGTATCTTGTATTTTCAGATGTTAAGATTTTTGCAATAGCATAGGTGGTAATGCTATAGCAATGGTATAGCTTctacttaatgttttttttttcatttaaaacgattttgtttttcattatagATTGGCGCTGAGGCTCTAGCTTGTAGAAACGCAGCTGCACTTTTTAACATTTCTTACTATGGCAAGTTTTACTTGACGGGTCCCGATGCTCAAAGAACTGCGGAACTTGCCTTCACTGcagatttatcaaaaaaagCCGATAGGTAATATTGTCAAATATAAGTTTAAGCtagttaaaattttcttatcaaatctaCTCCATTGTATTAATGCATCTACTAAGTGCGcggtactttttatttatatggggAAATGTTATTTAGGCACTAGCTCCGCAACCCGATAGTGACGGGAGTGTGGAGCTCCCAACCTACTGCCAGACTATCCACCAAAACCACCATCTGTTTTCCGGTGGCACCTTAGTGGAGGCGCCATGGGATCGCTTTCGCATTCTAACACGACGCCCCCGGTGTTAACTTTTCGGCCCTGTCGGAAGGGACGCGCAATCGGTCCAAGTCAATGCCACCGCCGTCTGCAGGAGAGAGACGAGGAGCATCCCACCGTCTGAGGTCACGCAACAACGAGCTCAAGCCTATCCTCGGTAGTTGGGTCGCACCGACCACCCGAGTAAAGCTCCAGGGAGACCAGCGCAGCCCAGCCGCCACGTGCTTTCACGTCACAGGGCGAGCGAGCAAATCTAGTGTCCATTCTGATAAAACCAGAGGAATACCCGGAGCACACCCTCGCATCCCCCGGACCCCACAAACCGATCCATCCATGCCGAAAGACGAGCCCGCCAGACCCTGCGCTCGGCAGTTCAGTATCGGCTCAGAGGCCTTTGAAGCGCGACCCCATTGCCCCGGTACTCCAACGCGCATTTGCGATTCCCCCCATGGCGCGATCCAAAGGCCCCGGCACCCCATGCGAATTCGCGCCTCCCTCGGGCGCGACCCAGCGGCTCCGACACTACATTACGCTTTTGCGCCCTCTTCTGCTGGTTTTACCACCGCAAGCAGGTGGCATTCCTCCATCCGCCACCTGGAGACGCGTCCAGTAGGAGATCCAGGAACTCTCTTGGGCGTGGTACTTTCTCGACCAACTTAGCCAAATATGAACTTTACCTACAGCTGTGCTATAccaaaatcataatatataatatttgcataAGTTTTTCTTCTTTTCGATAATTACATAACTAACGTGTGTCACGTTTACctgttttacttattatttcagACTAGTTTATACATTACTTCTAAATGAGAAAGGTGGAGTGGAAGCAGATTTAACTGTTAGTATTCTCGATGGAGGCAGCGGCCAATTACATGAGCCGATTTTCAAAGTGAGTTTTTATCGACGTTAATTAATTTAcagttcattttttaatttatgtagatTAATAAAATCTGGAATTAAATATTCTTCTCAATGTTATATCTTCATTTATAGAAGTAGGAAAATCTggaaatataaatgtttaatctTGAAAACTTACAAGCTTTGGAAAAGATATGTTTCGCTGATCAACAGCTCACCCTATTCATTTCGACTATTTAGTAAATTTCATAACTATTATATTGAGTTAGACTGAGTAAACttcattttaatgaattttaatccCGGagaattttattctattaaataaaactctAAGTGTCAAAGAGACGGATGAGAGAGTAGTATaataccattttaaaaaaattaaattcacatTTAAAGACTTGAGGAACAGTTTTGGATGAGTAATGTTATATAAGTTTCAATACCTGCACAGGGTCGTGGATACTATGTCGTCACGAGTGGTTTCAGCGCGGCTCACACCGCAGCTATTCTTCGCAAAATCATTCATAAACACAAACTCCGGGCCAATTTGACGGATGTCAGCAAGCAACTTTGTATTTTAGGAATCCAAGGACCCGATAggtaaaattaatctttaaaaaaataagcaaatattgATCATACGATAATGGTAAATCATCATGGATAATGAATGATCCAGTTACAAAAGTTATCCTTTAAGCCTTGACATCAAAAATGTAAATGTCTCCTGAAAACATTTCTCTGTTCCTTGACTAAGAATTGTAAAAGTGGGCAAATAGATTACcagttatttatttcaatgattGCCGCCACTATTGTGTTTTAGGTTCATAAAAAACGTAGAAAACAATAGGTACGGTCTTGCAAACTCgaggtaattattataataataaccatttcaaaattatattgtttacagTCAACGCATTTTACAAAGATATACGAACGCTGGTTTATCTAACGACGCATTCCCACTACATACGCATAGAAGCATTACCGTTTCGAATGCGCCTGCTGATAATAAATCCTATACTTGCCGAGCGCTACGTGTCTCGTGGGCCGGTGAACTGGGCTGGGAACTGCACGTACCATCCTCCCATGCAGTACAAGTCTATAAAGCCT
This is a stretch of genomic DNA from Melitaea cinxia chromosome 2, ilMelCinx1.1, whole genome shotgun sequence. It encodes these proteins:
- the LOC123660816 gene encoding sarcosine dehydrogenase, mitochondrial — protein: MFKLIRDRYFRKKATNCLKSLKNERRYSYSTGKELVSSADIVIVGGGIAGCNTLYQLSKRGVNAVLLERNKLTSGTTWHTAGLVWSLRPSDLEVRLLQDSRNVYGSLEEETGDYAGWINNGGMFISRSKVRTEEYLRLHTLGKAMGIPSEILDPHDAQKLFPLLDPTVFKMALYSPLDGTIDPAMACNALVKASSKHGGKIYEDCPVIDIHYAHNLLGNKEVTGVHTEKGFIKTKCVVNCGGVWGPRIARFAGVPSLPIIPFKHAYVVSDAIPEIRGCPNVRDHDASLYFKIQGESCNIGGYENNPIMLDQVSEHQHFHLYELDWDVFSVHMNSAASLCPKLAKVGIKSTVCGPESFTPDHKPLLGEDPNVFGLFHNCGYNSAGMMFSAGTAIQIAEWILSGRPHYNMFSFDINRFSNSQLSRPHWVRESSHESYVRNYSIVFPNDEPLAGRDASHDALHQELIDDGAVMQARAGWERPGFFIPGEKIRVQPYDWGGVNDYPRNLDQRYEELLKGEYSFGFSKHHDIIGAEALACRNAAALFNISYYGKFYLTGPDAQRTAELAFTADLSKKADRLVYTLLLNEKGGVEADLTVSILDGGSGQLHEPIFKGRGYYVVTSGFSAAHTAAILRKIIHKHKLRANLTDVSKQLCILGIQGPDSQRILQRYTNAGLSNDAFPLHTHRSITVSNAPADNKSYTCRALRVSWAGELGWELHVPSSHAVQVYKALRKANGLKNAGWRALTALSAEKGYHLWNVDLRTDDNPIEANLGFACRKDGEYIGNEYVTKARKTGVTKKYAFLTLDDKVAIFGQEAIYRNGEPVGYVRRGDYGFYLNKSIGIGYITNKGAEVTKDYLNEGNYEIEVMGKKYKAKLHLKSPFDPNGQRLLGNYGNLGMDENTYEPHAGQNERAGGSE